One Cardinium endosymbiont cEper1 of Encarsia pergandiella genomic region harbors:
- the mfd gene encoding transcription-repair coupling factor — MQINDFITLYKKKEVVTKLTDYLKEDPKNKALHLRGIQGSLDAVLTAALHQSSGHLQLVVVENKEEAVAMYGDLSHLLPSCSVLRLPSLEEDKHKTIQQKRSAIIHAISESKAAPLVVTHIAALLEKILDPSLVATMSYKIQVAQTLSIQNLENMLKQKGFIKVDFVYQTSQFAIRGGIIDIYPVNQSFPYRIELWGDEVSSIRIFDPKDQKSFKQTNVATIVPNPETTTEKPLRYTSFSACLPVGSSIWLKNKAKILAQPSGLNTAPAPSHTLETIESFIASIVPFHQILFGSVPSLMGDNDLILDYDAEKQPLFQQNFNLLADDLHKRNQQNYDISITAASTGQLARLKTILENSAPTTTFIPLLVSLREGYIDHTAKIVCYSDHEIFNRYYRYQPPKPHTTTEALLADACRKLEIGDYVVHSDYGIGRFSGLHSLNIHTQKQEAIRLIYKNNDMVYVNVHELYKISKYTSKDGTTPHMHTLGTAAWKRKKNSVKKQIKDIAKELITLYAERKKTKGFAFGQDTVLDAALASSFCHEETPDQAIAIDAVKQDMERPTPMDRLVCGDVGFGKTEIAIRAALKAAADGKQVAVLVPTTILALQHYNSFINRLSNLPVHVGYINRFKTKQEIQQTLADTASGKVDILIGTHKLLTNSVQFKDLGLLIIDEEQKFGVSAKEKLKKIRLNIDTLTLTATPIPRSLHFSLMGARDLSILTTPPNHRLAIQTKVHRFDFKIIQEAIEEEMARGGQIFFVHNRVSNIQTIAQNLSDFLPTARICVAHGQMAGSMLEEKILQFIVGRYDILVATNIIESGMDIPNVNTIIINDSHLFGLADLHQMRGRVGRSNVQAFCHLLIPEDTTLTPEAKLRLAALEECSGLGDGFKLAMKDLDIRGAGDLLGAAQSGFISDIGFDTYCKILEETVEEVKHSDFKTLFPQETKRVYNECSVETDCEALLPPEYVASTTQRITLYTRLNGLKNIDQLTEFKAELIDRFGPLPSATETLLETIQLRWEAERIGFQKILFKGQCLYCSLGVDFQKNNLNMWENIMHYIQQRPAYCQLKKMGQNLILMITADLDSVLSARNLLATIAIA; from the coding sequence TTGCAGATCAACGATTTTATAACACTATACAAAAAAAAAGAAGTAGTCACCAAACTTACGGACTACCTAAAAGAAGATCCAAAAAATAAAGCCCTCCATTTACGTGGTATACAAGGTAGCTTAGATGCTGTATTGACTGCCGCACTGCATCAAAGTTCTGGCCATTTACAATTAGTGGTAGTTGAAAACAAAGAAGAAGCAGTGGCTATGTATGGAGACCTAAGCCACCTATTGCCCAGCTGCTCTGTGCTGCGCTTACCCAGTTTAGAAGAAGATAAGCATAAAACGATTCAACAGAAACGATCGGCCATCATACATGCTATAAGCGAAAGCAAAGCTGCGCCATTGGTCGTCACACATATAGCCGCACTGCTGGAAAAGATCTTAGATCCATCGCTAGTGGCCACTATGTCTTACAAGATACAAGTAGCTCAAACCCTGTCGATTCAAAACTTGGAAAACATGCTTAAACAAAAAGGATTTATAAAAGTAGATTTTGTTTACCAGACAAGTCAATTTGCAATACGTGGTGGCATTATTGATATATATCCAGTCAACCAATCGTTTCCTTATCGAATAGAACTATGGGGAGATGAAGTTTCCTCGATCCGTATTTTTGATCCCAAAGACCAAAAATCTTTTAAACAAACCAATGTTGCAACGATTGTACCTAACCCAGAAACGACAACGGAAAAACCATTGCGCTACACTTCCTTTTCAGCTTGTCTACCAGTAGGTAGCTCTATTTGGCTAAAAAACAAAGCAAAAATATTGGCACAACCATCTGGCCTAAATACGGCACCAGCCCCTTCCCATACGCTAGAAACAATAGAAAGTTTTATAGCGTCTATTGTACCCTTTCATCAAATTCTATTTGGATCGGTCCCATCTCTTATGGGAGATAACGATCTTATACTAGACTACGATGCTGAAAAACAACCCCTTTTTCAACAAAATTTTAACCTTCTAGCAGATGACCTCCATAAAAGAAATCAGCAAAACTACGATATATCTATTACAGCCGCCTCTACAGGACAACTTGCACGACTGAAAACTATTTTAGAAAATAGCGCCCCCACAACAACTTTTATACCATTGCTGGTCAGTTTACGCGAAGGGTACATAGATCATACGGCCAAAATAGTCTGCTATAGTGATCATGAAATTTTTAATAGATACTATAGGTACCAACCACCCAAACCCCATACTACAACAGAAGCTTTACTAGCCGATGCATGCAGGAAGCTAGAAATTGGTGATTATGTCGTACATAGTGACTATGGCATTGGCCGATTTTCTGGATTACATTCATTAAACATCCATACACAGAAGCAAGAAGCCATCCGACTGATTTATAAAAACAATGATATGGTCTACGTAAATGTACACGAACTATACAAAATCAGCAAATATACCAGTAAGGATGGCACAACACCCCATATGCATACATTAGGTACTGCTGCCTGGAAACGTAAAAAAAACAGTGTTAAAAAACAGATCAAAGATATTGCCAAAGAACTCATTACACTTTATGCAGAACGAAAAAAAACGAAAGGGTTTGCTTTTGGGCAAGATACTGTACTAGATGCGGCACTAGCCTCTTCTTTCTGCCATGAAGAAACGCCTGATCAAGCCATAGCGATTGATGCAGTGAAGCAAGACATGGAACGCCCCACCCCTATGGATCGACTGGTATGTGGCGATGTAGGATTTGGTAAAACAGAAATAGCCATTCGTGCTGCTTTAAAAGCAGCAGCAGATGGCAAGCAAGTGGCTGTACTAGTGCCCACTACTATTTTAGCACTACAACACTATAACTCTTTTATCAACAGGCTCTCTAATTTACCCGTTCATGTTGGTTACATCAACCGATTTAAAACCAAACAAGAAATTCAACAAACGCTTGCCGATACCGCTTCTGGAAAGGTGGATATTCTTATTGGTACACACAAACTGCTGACGAATAGTGTGCAATTTAAAGATTTAGGGCTATTAATTATCGATGAAGAACAAAAATTTGGTGTAAGTGCCAAAGAAAAATTGAAAAAGATCCGTTTGAATATAGACACACTCACTTTAACGGCTACACCTATCCCACGCAGCCTTCATTTTTCACTGATGGGCGCTAGAGATTTAAGTATACTTACTACCCCTCCCAACCATAGACTGGCCATCCAAACAAAGGTGCACCGATTCGATTTTAAAATCATTCAAGAAGCCATAGAAGAGGAAATGGCTCGTGGAGGACAAATTTTTTTTGTGCACAATAGGGTAAGCAATATCCAGACTATCGCTCAAAATTTATCAGATTTCCTGCCGACCGCACGGATCTGTGTAGCCCATGGTCAAATGGCCGGATCTATGCTAGAAGAAAAAATACTACAATTTATAGTAGGCCGATACGATATACTAGTAGCCACCAATATTATAGAATCTGGAATGGATATACCTAACGTGAATACCATTATCATCAATGATAGCCACCTTTTTGGCCTTGCTGATTTACATCAAATGCGTGGAAGAGTGGGTCGTTCTAATGTGCAAGCTTTTTGCCATTTATTGATTCCAGAAGATACCACTCTTACGCCAGAAGCAAAACTACGCCTAGCTGCATTAGAGGAATGTTCCGGATTAGGAGATGGCTTTAAACTGGCTATGAAGGATCTAGACATACGTGGCGCAGGGGACCTATTGGGTGCAGCACAAAGTGGCTTTATATCAGATATTGGTTTCGATACCTATTGTAAAATATTAGAAGAAACGGTAGAAGAGGTGAAGCATAGTGATTTTAAAACATTGTTTCCCCAAGAAACTAAAAGGGTATATAACGAATGCTCCGTTGAAACAGACTGTGAAGCACTTTTACCACCTGAATATGTCGCTAGTACCACCCAACGAATCACACTTTACACTAGGCTGAATGGGCTTAAAAACATAGATCAATTAACCGAATTTAAAGCAGAGTTAATCGATAGATTTGGTCCATTGCCTAGCGCTACAGAGACCCTATTGGAAACGATACAACTTCGATGGGAAGCAGAACGGATTGGCTTTCAAAAAATTTTATTCAAAGGCCAATGCCTATATTGCTCTTTAGGCGTTGATTTTCAAAAAAATAATTTGAATATGTGGGAAAATATTATGCACTATATACAACAACGTCCAGCTTATTGTCAGTTAAAAAAAATGGGTCAAAACTTGATACTGATGATTACTGCAGATTTGGATAGTGTTCTTTCAGCAAGAAATCTACTGGCCACTATAGCCATCGCTTAA
- the acs gene encoding acetate--CoA ligase — MKSPTTDSVYLPSDAIQKRAYIPSLDAYLKIYNGSIKDPGKFWEKIATDFFWKTKPVGPFLNYNFDLNKGNIFIKWMEGATTNICYNLVDKPIQDGYGDKIAYYWEGNEPGEQKQITYQALLKAICKCANVLKDLGIKKGDRVAIYMPNTIEAIVAMLSCARIGAIHVVVFAGFSANALAERIIAAQAKLLITADGTFRGTKFIALKSIATQALMQCKAAGHPLNHCMVFNRLQTTQQIPEIPWNDAIDCAWEKLMASASELCTPEWVDGEDPLFILYTSGSTGKPKGVLHTTGGYLLYTATVFKYAFDYHPEDIFFCSGDLGWITGHTFNVYGALACKSTSVIFDGIPTYPDGGRFWDLIDRYKVTTFYTAPTAIRTLMQLPASYVTKYSRASLRILGSVGEPIDPSSWRWFYEVVGSSRCPIIDTFWQTETGAPIICPLPGSTPLKPGSATLPFWGIVPTIVDEDGIEVIGPGKGHLVIKNPWPGMARTLDRDHQRFQATYFEPYHGYYYTGDGAERDADGYFWITGRTDDMLNCSGHLISTAEIESVLMQHPSVAEAAAVSALHAIKGESIHCFIVLKDGQIYNHTIEYEIKSMIRNQIGAFAVPDLIEPVPALPKVGSGKIMRRLLRKIVRKEGYLGDTSTLVDPNIIDQLRALTLNNTKML, encoded by the coding sequence ATGAAAAGCCCTACAACTGATTCAGTCTATCTTCCTTCTGATGCCATTCAGAAAAGAGCCTATATTCCATCATTGGATGCATATCTAAAAATATATAACGGCTCCATTAAAGATCCGGGGAAGTTTTGGGAAAAAATAGCTACAGATTTTTTTTGGAAAACCAAACCGGTGGGTCCATTTCTAAACTATAATTTTGACCTAAACAAGGGAAATATTTTTATAAAATGGATGGAAGGCGCTACTACCAACATTTGTTATAACCTGGTAGACAAACCAATTCAGGATGGCTATGGAGACAAGATTGCCTATTATTGGGAAGGCAATGAGCCAGGTGAACAAAAGCAAATCACCTACCAAGCGCTGCTAAAGGCTATTTGTAAATGTGCCAATGTTTTAAAAGATCTGGGGATAAAAAAGGGAGACCGGGTAGCCATTTATATGCCGAATACCATAGAGGCGATCGTAGCCATGTTAAGTTGTGCGCGGATTGGTGCGATCCACGTTGTTGTTTTTGCAGGATTCTCAGCAAACGCACTAGCAGAACGAATCATAGCAGCACAAGCAAAACTCTTGATAACAGCTGATGGAACATTCCGGGGCACAAAGTTTATTGCCCTCAAATCCATCGCAACCCAAGCATTGATGCAATGTAAGGCAGCTGGTCACCCACTGAACCATTGTATGGTGTTTAATCGCTTGCAGACTACCCAACAAATACCTGAGATTCCTTGGAATGACGCTATAGATTGCGCCTGGGAAAAATTGATGGCGTCTGCATCAGAGCTATGTACACCTGAGTGGGTGGATGGGGAAGATCCGCTATTTATACTTTATACAAGTGGTTCAACTGGCAAACCAAAGGGTGTGCTCCATACAACTGGCGGATACCTGTTATATACTGCAACGGTATTTAAATATGCCTTTGATTACCACCCAGAAGATATATTTTTTTGTTCTGGAGATTTAGGCTGGATTACAGGTCATACTTTTAATGTGTACGGTGCACTGGCCTGTAAAAGCACTTCTGTTATATTTGACGGTATTCCAACCTATCCAGATGGGGGACGCTTCTGGGATTTGATTGATCGGTATAAGGTAACGACATTTTATACAGCGCCTACAGCGATTCGAACCCTTATGCAACTGCCTGCTTCATATGTAACAAAATATAGTAGAGCCTCTTTGCGCATACTGGGTTCAGTGGGAGAACCTATTGATCCTTCATCTTGGCGCTGGTTTTACGAAGTAGTGGGATCAAGTCGCTGTCCCATCATTGATACCTTTTGGCAGACAGAAACAGGCGCGCCCATTATTTGTCCACTTCCTGGATCTACACCATTAAAGCCTGGCTCTGCCACACTTCCCTTTTGGGGGATTGTACCCACAATCGTTGATGAGGATGGTATTGAAGTTATAGGTCCAGGAAAAGGCCACCTTGTGATCAAAAATCCCTGGCCAGGGATGGCAAGGACACTGGACAGAGATCATCAGCGCTTTCAAGCCACCTATTTTGAGCCATACCATGGATATTACTATACAGGAGATGGTGCAGAACGTGATGCAGATGGCTATTTTTGGATAACAGGTAGAACAGATGATATGCTGAATTGCTCCGGTCACTTGATATCAACCGCTGAAATTGAATCCGTACTGATGCAACATCCCTCGGTAGCAGAAGCGGCTGCCGTATCGGCCCTACATGCTATAAAAGGCGAATCCATCCATTGTTTTATTGTATTAAAAGATGGGCAAATATATAATCACACAATTGAATATGAGATCAAATCAATGATCCGAAACCAAATAGGGGCTTTTGCCGTTCCGGACCTGATAGAACCTGTACCGGCGCTGCCTAAAGTTGGCTCTGGAAAAATAATGCGTCGACTGCTCAGAAAAATAGTACGAAAAGAAGGCTATTTAGGTGACACCTCCACACTAGTGGACCCCAATATTATTGACCAGCTCCGCGCACTTACTTTAAATAACACTAAGATGCTGTAA
- the miaB gene encoding tRNA (N6-isopentenyl adenosine(37)-C2)-methylthiotransferase MiaB, producing the protein MHMEQNTLISTNCSAEKSLSKPLSTHHPQLPRKLYIESYGCQMNFSDSEIVASIMAQQGFVFTDQHHKADLILINTCAIRDKAEQTIRNRLLVFNQQKISQPDLIVGILGCMAERLKTQLLEEEKVVDLIAGPDAYRDLPRLISQVDQGYKAVNTFLSKEETYADIAPIRLHSSGVTAFISIMRGCNNMCSFCIVPFTRGRERSRDPYSIVQEAKKLFEAGYKEITLLGQNVDSYSWHPSVASATHPLSNKANDQVIHFSQLLAMVAEIDPTLRVRFSTSHPKDMTDAVLYTMKRYPNICKHIHLPVQSGNSRILALMNRTYDRAWYLERIQAIRTILGPFCAISSDMIAGFCSETEAEHHDTLSLMDEVQYDFSFMFYYSQRPGTLAARKYPDDVPETVKKRRLSEIIAKQRAHALMHNQKSIDQVHQVLIEKRSKKSEAFLQGRTSQNKIVVFPKENYTIGHYVDVHITNCNAATLFGTVVA; encoded by the coding sequence ATGCACATGGAACAAAATACATTGATCTCTACAAATTGTTCTGCCGAAAAAAGCCTATCTAAACCGCTTAGTACGCACCATCCTCAGTTGCCTAGAAAGCTATATATAGAAAGCTACGGCTGTCAAATGAACTTTTCTGATAGTGAGATTGTAGCTTCTATTATGGCCCAACAAGGTTTTGTCTTTACAGATCAGCATCATAAAGCAGACCTTATTCTCATCAACACATGTGCCATTCGGGATAAAGCAGAACAGACCATCCGCAATAGGCTATTGGTTTTTAACCAACAAAAAATAAGCCAACCAGATCTTATTGTAGGTATATTAGGGTGTATGGCAGAACGGCTTAAAACGCAATTACTAGAAGAAGAAAAAGTAGTTGATTTGATAGCAGGTCCAGATGCCTACAGAGATCTTCCCCGACTTATTAGTCAGGTAGATCAAGGGTATAAGGCAGTCAATACTTTTCTATCTAAAGAAGAAACCTATGCCGATATTGCCCCTATTCGATTACACTCCAGTGGGGTAACCGCCTTTATCTCTATTATGAGGGGATGTAACAATATGTGTTCTTTTTGTATTGTTCCCTTTACCAGAGGGCGTGAACGAAGCAGAGATCCCTATTCTATAGTACAAGAAGCCAAAAAATTATTTGAAGCAGGTTATAAAGAAATTACCCTTTTGGGACAAAATGTAGACTCCTATAGCTGGCATCCATCTGTCGCATCAGCTACTCACCCACTATCGAATAAAGCCAATGATCAGGTAATCCACTTTTCCCAATTGCTAGCCATGGTGGCTGAAATTGATCCCACCTTAAGGGTACGTTTTTCTACCTCTCATCCCAAAGATATGACCGATGCAGTGTTGTATACCATGAAACGGTATCCGAATATCTGTAAACATATTCACCTTCCTGTGCAAAGTGGCAATAGCCGCATCTTAGCGCTTATGAATCGCACCTATGATCGAGCATGGTATCTTGAAAGAATTCAGGCCATTAGAACTATTTTAGGTCCATTTTGTGCCATTTCTTCTGATATGATTGCAGGATTCTGCTCCGAAACAGAAGCAGAACATCACGATACACTCTCTTTAATGGATGAGGTGCAATATGATTTCTCTTTTATGTTTTATTATTCCCAGCGGCCAGGTACATTGGCCGCTAGAAAATACCCAGATGATGTACCAGAAACCGTTAAAAAGCGTAGATTAAGTGAAATTATAGCTAAGCAACGTGCACACGCCTTAATGCACAATCAAAAAAGTATAGATCAGGTTCATCAAGTCTTGATTGAAAAACGTTCTAAGAAATCAGAAGCATTTTTGCAAGGTAGAACCAGTCAAAATAAGATTGTTGTCTTCCCTAAAGAGAACTATACAATAGGTCATTACGTAGATGTACACATTACAAATTGCAATGCAGCTACTTTATTTGGCACAGTAGTAGCTTAA
- a CDS encoding sigma 54-interacting transcriptional regulator → MKEDLQYIKQRFNIIGNAPLLNRAVEIAIQVASTDLSVLIMGESGTGKESFSKIIHGLSPCRHGKFIAINCGAIPEGTIDAELFGHEKGAFTSALESRKGYFEEANGGTIFLDEIGEMPLGTQTRLLRILEYGEYIKVGASSVQKTKVRVVAATHVDLIHAIQQSKFREDLYYRLNTVPINIPPLRERGADIIQLFHKFSSDFATKYRTKPLEIRTESKDILCTYPFPGNIRQLKNIVEQMALLEEVAIVTPQVLEKYLPKVQNHTLPVLYKKWNNNELLEKEYIYPILFDLKRDIAELKALLFNLMESGTINHPIIKEDPRRFSTHSDPKNIAQQIHLLETAQSFKEDQLNCIGASDKTENLSIEAQEQALIRRSLQKNHGNRKNAADDLGISERTLYRKIKQYEIEEFDVKR, encoded by the coding sequence ATGAAAGAGGATCTTCAATACATCAAGCAACGGTTTAATATCATTGGCAATGCACCATTGTTGAATAGAGCAGTTGAGATAGCCATTCAGGTAGCTTCTACTGACTTATCTGTTTTAATTATGGGTGAAAGTGGTACTGGAAAAGAATCTTTTTCAAAAATTATTCATGGACTAAGTCCCTGCCGACATGGTAAATTTATAGCTATTAACTGTGGAGCTATTCCAGAAGGCACAATAGACGCTGAACTTTTTGGCCATGAAAAAGGTGCCTTTACTAGTGCATTAGAAAGCCGAAAAGGCTATTTTGAAGAAGCGAACGGGGGAACCATCTTTTTAGATGAAATAGGTGAAATGCCTTTGGGTACCCAAACCAGACTTTTACGGATATTAGAATATGGAGAATATATAAAAGTAGGTGCCTCTAGTGTACAAAAAACCAAAGTGCGTGTAGTAGCTGCCACCCATGTAGACTTAATCCATGCCATTCAACAGAGTAAATTCCGAGAAGATTTGTATTACAGGCTCAATACCGTTCCAATTAACATACCGCCTTTGCGTGAACGAGGTGCAGACATTATACAATTGTTTCATAAGTTTTCTAGTGATTTCGCCACTAAGTATCGCACCAAACCGCTAGAAATCAGAACAGAATCAAAAGATATTTTATGTACCTATCCATTTCCAGGTAATATCCGCCAATTAAAAAATATTGTAGAACAAATGGCACTTCTTGAAGAGGTAGCAATCGTTACACCACAGGTATTGGAAAAGTATTTACCAAAAGTACAAAACCACACTTTACCCGTACTTTATAAAAAATGGAACAATAATGAGCTACTTGAAAAAGAATATATCTACCCTATTTTATTTGATTTAAAAAGAGATATCGCAGAATTAAAAGCGTTACTATTTAATTTGATGGAATCTGGTACTATAAACCACCCTATTATAAAAGAAGACCCACGCCGATTCAGCACCCATAGTGACCCAAAAAATATAGCCCAACAGATCCATTTATTAGAAACAGCACAATCTTTTAAAGAAGATCAACTAAATTGTATAGGCGCATCCGATAAAACAGAAAATCTATCCATTGAAGCGCAAGAGCAGGCTTTAATCCGTAGGTCTTTGCAAAAAAACCATGGAAATCGTAAAAATGCAGCTGATGACTTAGGGATTTCTGAAAGAACGCTTTATCGAAAAATTAAACAATATGAGATTGAAGAGTTCGATGTTAAACGGTAA
- the lptE gene encoding LPS assembly lipoprotein LptE codes for MLNGNLYFLFSLFWLHGCGLFTFSGASLPGDIQTFSIQEFYTETSDGPTDLPKKLTEALEAKILRLTSLTKQDKDGDIQYEGVIKSFSYRTTFSTKSEDKDNPKEIQRLTITVEVSCVNASDETSSFNKKQFSASADMFSTENQYEKENQLIKEIFRQLVDDICNKSIDNW; via the coding sequence ATGTTAAACGGTAACCTATACTTTCTCTTTAGCCTATTTTGGCTGCATGGTTGTGGTCTTTTTACTTTCTCAGGGGCTTCACTCCCTGGTGATATACAAACTTTTTCTATTCAGGAGTTTTATACAGAGACATCAGATGGCCCAACAGATTTACCTAAAAAGCTTACTGAAGCACTTGAAGCAAAAATATTACGCCTAACTTCCTTAACCAAACAAGATAAAGATGGTGACATCCAGTACGAAGGGGTGATTAAGTCTTTCTCATATCGTACAACTTTCAGTACCAAAAGTGAGGATAAAGATAATCCTAAAGAAATACAACGGCTAACCATAACCGTAGAAGTTTCTTGCGTGAATGCTTCTGATGAAACATCCTCTTTTAACAAAAAACAATTTTCAGCCAGTGCTGATATGTTTTCTACTGAAAATCAGTATGAAAAAGAAAATCAATTGATTAAAGAAATCTTTCGTCAACTAGTAGATGATATTTGTAACAAATCCATAGATAATTGGTAA